The segment CTGGAAATCCTGGAACGGGTGTTACAAATCGTGAAATTGAGAAAGCGATTCAAAGTGCACGTACGCACTTTAGTGGAATGATTATTGCGGGGAAAATGCATGGTGCAGGCGTTGATGAATCGGTTGTTCCTAATGAAGCAACGCTAAAATCGTTTTGTGATGCGGGGGCGGATGTTATCTTGATGCCAGCAGTAGGAACGGTTCCGGGATTTACAGATGAAGAACTTATAAGTGCAATTAAAGTAGTTCATAATAACAAGGGTCTTGTCCTTACAGCTATAGGAACAAGTCAAGAAGGATCAAGTAAATCAGTTATTGAGAATATTGCAATTCGCAATAAGATTGCTGGTGCAGACATTCAACATATTGGTGATGCCGGTTATGGTGGACTTGCATTGGTGGAAAATATTTTTGCGCTCTCGGTTGCGATTCGTGGTATCCGCCACACGACAACCATTATGTCCCGTTCCATAAACCGTTAATACAATTTTTTAGAAAATGATACCCATTTTATCTGATTTCGTTTATCATTAGGTATAAATTCAATTTTCAGTTAGGATGGTAGACATGAAGAAAAAACTCGGTTTATTGAGCATCATTTTATTAGGCATTAACGCTATTATTGGTTCAGGTATTTTTCTTTTACCGAATAAAGCAATGGCACTCATGGGAACAGCAAGTTTAGGTGTTTTTATTTTCAATATGTTTGTTGTGATGAGTATCGGATTGTGTTTTGCGGAGGCGGCAACGTATTTCAATAAAAACGGTGGTCCCTACGTTTATGCGAAAGAAGCATTTGGTGACTTTATCGGCTTTGAAGTTGGTTTTATTAAGTGGGCCATTTGTATCATTGCTTGGGCCACCATGGCCGTAGCGTTCGCAACAGCGCTTGGACAAATTATTCCAGCAGCTCAAGACCCAATGATACAAAATTGTGTGGTCGTTTGTATTTTAGTGGGACTCGGGATTGTGAATGTGATAGGGGTTAATGTATCTAAGATTCTAAATAATGTCGTGACGGTTTCAAAACTGGTGCCCATGCTCATGTTTATTGTGATTGGAATCTTTTTTATTCAACCGGGTAATTTCCACCCGGTACAAATCGAATCAACCGGTAATTTTGGAAAAACAGCATTGCTGTTATTTTATGCATTTACCGGATTCGAAAACATTTCGGTTGCTGCAGAGGATATGGAAAATCCGCAGAAGGATTTACCGAAGGCAACGGTGATAGTGATGATTGTTGTTTCGTTTTTCTATTTTTTCATACAGCTGGTATCAATTGGAATTCTAGGACCAGAACTTGCGAACATTCCAACACCGATTCAGACTGCAATGGGGATGATATTAGGTCCTTTTGGATCTGCACTGGTCGCAGCGGGTACGCTTGTTTCTATAGGTGGTATAAATATTGCGAATTCATTTGTTACACCACGATGCGGTGTTGCACTTGCGGATGACGGATTACTTCCTTCATTTATCAGTAAACGAAGTAAACGTAATACACCCACATATGCCATCTTAATTTCAGTTGGTGTTGCAATTCCGAT is part of the Erysipelothrix piscisicarius genome and harbors:
- a CDS encoding APC family permease encodes the protein MKKKLGLLSIILLGINAIIGSGIFLLPNKAMALMGTASLGVFIFNMFVVMSIGLCFAEAATYFNKNGGPYVYAKEAFGDFIGFEVGFIKWAICIIAWATMAVAFATALGQIIPAAQDPMIQNCVVVCILVGLGIVNVIGVNVSKILNNVVTVSKLVPMLMFIVIGIFFIQPGNFHPVQIESTGNFGKTALLLFYAFTGFENISVAAEDMENPQKDLPKATVIVMIVVSFFYFFIQLVSIGILGPELANIPTPIQTAMGMILGPFGSALVAAGTLVSIGGINIANSFVTPRCGVALADDGLLPSFISKRSKRNTPTYAILISVGVAIPIALSGSFATLAAISVVSRFAQYIPTCLSVLVFRKRNQPTEFDFKMPLGPVIPLFAITVSFWMLSQATMEQLLWGLAGLLIAVPFYFIMKYKRQDPTEA
- a CDS encoding DUF7916 family protein, translating into MSKRILDCNASDFLTMDGTTLKNAIKAAEGRTICSENVVFGSVQGGITNAEVAKAFGADLILLNGFDTLKPFIEGLGDCEPHETIRKLKKLVGRPIGVNLEPGDFKAAMLESQGVIAEGRMCSEKTLKAAENLGFDFICLTGNPGTGVTNREIEKAIQSARTHFSGMIIAGKMHGAGVDESVVPNEATLKSFCDAGADVILMPAVGTVPGFTDEELISAIKVVHNNKGLVLTAIGTSQEGSSKSVIENIAIRNKIAGADIQHIGDAGYGGLALVENIFALSVAIRGIRHTTTIMSRSINR